The Paenibacillus tianjinensis genome has a window encoding:
- a CDS encoding ABC transporter ATP-binding protein: MAGVRLEHIFKKYPGSDKATVMDINLDIKDKEFLVLVGPSGCGKSTTLRMIAGLEEISEGKMYIGDRVVNDVAPKDRDIAMVFQSYALYPHMSVYQNMAFGLKLRKVKKEEIDKKVREAAKILDIEHLLERKPKALSGGQRQRVALGRAIVRDPQVFLMDEPLSNLDAKLRGQMRAEITKLVKRLETTCIYVTHDQTEAMTMGDRIVVMYDGIIQQAASPEELYNEPTNLFVAGFIGSPTMNFINGTLSEVNGSVRFRAENLDVEVPGGKATILRSKGYIGKEVIMGLRPEDIHEEPVFLEASPNTIFTSLVDVTENLGHEMLLYLSGVGTGTVIARVDGRSTTREGSKPKLAIDMNKIHLFDKESELNILLG, translated from the coding sequence ATGGCAGGCGTACGTTTAGAGCATATTTTCAAAAAATACCCGGGTTCAGATAAAGCAACAGTAATGGATATCAATCTTGATATTAAAGATAAGGAATTCCTCGTATTGGTTGGACCTTCCGGTTGCGGTAAATCCACAACACTGCGTATGATCGCAGGCCTGGAAGAAATCTCCGAAGGTAAAATGTACATTGGCGATCGTGTAGTCAATGACGTTGCTCCTAAAGACCGCGATATCGCGATGGTATTCCAATCCTACGCCCTGTACCCGCACATGAGCGTGTACCAAAACATGGCATTCGGTTTGAAACTGCGTAAAGTAAAGAAAGAAGAAATCGACAAGAAAGTGCGCGAAGCAGCGAAAATCCTCGATATCGAGCACTTGCTGGAACGTAAACCTAAGGCTCTGTCCGGTGGTCAACGTCAACGTGTCGCTCTGGGCCGTGCGATCGTCCGCGATCCGCAAGTCTTCCTGATGGATGAGCCTCTTTCCAACTTGGATGCTAAACTTCGTGGTCAAATGCGCGCAGAAATCACTAAACTGGTTAAACGTCTTGAAACCACTTGTATCTATGTAACACATGACCAGACAGAAGCTATGACAATGGGTGACCGTATCGTAGTTATGTACGACGGTATCATTCAACAGGCTGCTTCTCCTGAAGAGCTGTACAATGAGCCTACTAACCTGTTCGTAGCCGGATTCATCGGGTCCCCTACAATGAACTTTATCAATGGTACACTGAGTGAAGTTAACGGTTCTGTACGCTTCCGCGCTGAAAACCTTGATGTTGAGGTTCCAGGCGGCAAAGCAACAATCCTGCGCAGCAAAGGTTACATCGGTAAGGAAGTTATCATGGGACTTCGTCCGGAAGATATCCATGAAGAGCCAGTATTCCTGGAAGCTTCCCCGAACACAATCTTTACTTCCCTGGTAGACGTTACAGAAAACCTTGGTCACGAAATGCTCCTCTACTTGAGCGGAGTTGGCACAGGAACTGTAATTGCCCGTGTAGACGGACGTTCCACTACCCGTGAAGGCAGCAAGCCAAAACTCGCTATCGACATGAACAAAATTCACCTCTTTGATAAAGAGTCTGAACTGAACATTTTGCTGGGATAA
- the hprK gene encoding HPr(Ser) kinase/phosphatase yields the protein MAKKVKVSELVQQFQLEVVSGHEGLKRPITVDDLNRPGLEMAGYFEYYPEERVQLLGKTELAFFSMLPEEERKSRIRGICNDNTPCIVITRALDVPQELIDISNEKGLPVLRSSMATTIFSSRLTSFLEGRLAPTATIHGVLCDVYGVGMLITGSSGIGKSETALELVKRGHRLIADDAVEIRQTSDNQLHGTAPELIRHLLEIRGVGIINVMTLFGAGAIRNHKRITLVIRLEAWQQDKQYDRLGLDEETTRIIDTDVPLVTIPVRPGRNLAVIIEVAAMNYRLKQMGYNAALQFTNKLTATISEDMDDLD from the coding sequence ATGGCTAAGAAGGTAAAAGTATCTGAATTGGTACAGCAATTTCAATTAGAAGTGGTTTCCGGGCATGAAGGGCTAAAAAGACCGATTACAGTGGATGACCTGAACCGTCCCGGGCTGGAAATGGCCGGTTATTTCGAATATTATCCCGAAGAACGTGTGCAGCTGCTTGGTAAGACGGAGTTGGCGTTCTTTTCTATGCTTCCTGAAGAAGAGCGTAAAAGCCGGATCCGCGGGATCTGTAATGATAATACGCCGTGTATTGTGATTACAAGAGCCTTGGATGTGCCGCAGGAGCTGATTGATATCAGCAACGAGAAGGGACTCCCTGTACTGCGCAGCTCGATGGCTACAACCATTTTTTCCAGTAGATTAACCAGCTTCCTGGAAGGCAGACTCGCTCCTACCGCGACGATTCATGGAGTGCTCTGCGATGTATACGGTGTGGGGATGCTGATTACAGGCAGCAGCGGGATTGGTAAGAGTGAAACAGCCCTTGAGCTGGTTAAGCGCGGACACCGCCTGATTGCCGATGATGCAGTGGAGATTCGCCAAACCTCCGACAATCAGCTCCATGGTACAGCACCGGAATTGATCCGCCATCTGCTGGAAATCCGCGGGGTGGGGATTATTAATGTAATGACTCTCTTTGGTGCTGGGGCTATCCGTAACCATAAGCGTATTACGCTTGTCATACGGCTCGAAGCATGGCAGCAGGACAAACAATACGACCGGCTCGGTCTTGATGAAGAAACTACGCGGATTATCGATACAGATGTTCCTCTTGTAACGATTCCCGTACGTCCGGGACGAAACCTTGCTGTTATTATTGAAGTTGCAGCAATGAACTACCGCCTGAAGCAAATGGGCTATAACGCAGCTCTACAGTTTACTAATAAACTTACAGCTACCATCTCTGAAGACATGGATGATCTGGACTAG
- the lgt gene encoding prolipoprotein diacylglyceryl transferase: MFFSLAINPIVFSIGSLPVHWYGLILGVGALAGLFLAIQEGKRFNIPQEFFMDLLLLGVPSAIIGARIYFVAFKWDEYKDNFIDVFKIWNGGIAIYGALIGAIICGIIYFRYKGYPFWRIVDICAPGLLAGQMIGRWGNFINQEAYGGVVEESFLRDKLHLPDFIVNQMYIGDAFHHPTFLYESLWSLLGILLLMVLRRQKFVRAGEIFLSYFIWYSIGRFFIEALRTDSLGFNGSSGVASLINGLWSPMKWMGFEQGYLDPAYGNIRISQLLALLIILVAIALIVVRRVTGQSSAYYSDPIVSTKAAAADSVVPDHAVNTPQNTPQVVQPEEEKTENGEPKE; the protein is encoded by the coding sequence ATGTTTTTTTCTTTGGCGATTAATCCCATTGTATTCTCCATTGGATCGCTGCCAGTGCACTGGTATGGGCTTATCCTAGGTGTCGGGGCACTTGCAGGATTATTTCTCGCTATACAGGAAGGTAAACGATTTAATATTCCACAGGAATTCTTTATGGATCTCCTGCTGCTTGGAGTGCCCTCTGCTATCATTGGCGCCCGGATTTATTTTGTAGCCTTTAAGTGGGATGAATATAAGGATAACTTTATTGATGTCTTTAAAATTTGGAATGGCGGGATCGCCATTTATGGCGCATTAATTGGCGCGATTATTTGCGGGATTATCTACTTCCGTTATAAAGGATACCCGTTCTGGCGTATCGTGGATATTTGTGCACCTGGCCTGCTCGCAGGACAAATGATCGGCCGCTGGGGTAACTTTATTAATCAGGAGGCCTACGGTGGTGTTGTGGAGGAGTCGTTCCTGCGCGACAAGCTGCACTTGCCCGACTTTATTGTCAATCAAATGTACATAGGGGATGCCTTTCATCATCCGACATTCCTGTATGAGTCACTCTGGAGCCTGCTTGGCATTCTGCTGCTTATGGTGCTGCGCCGCCAGAAATTTGTGCGTGCGGGTGAAATCTTCCTGTCTTATTTCATCTGGTATTCCATCGGTCGTTTCTTCATTGAAGCGTTGCGTACGGACAGTCTGGGCTTCAACGGTAGCAGTGGTGTAGCATCACTCATAAACGGTCTGTGGAGTCCGATGAAGTGGATGGGCTTTGAGCAGGGTTATCTTGATCCCGCCTATGGCAATATCCGGATTTCCCAGCTTCTGGCGCTGCTCATTATCCTTGTAGCGATTGCTCTGATTGTCGTACGCAGGGTGACTGGCCAGTCCAGTGCATATTACTCCGATCCTATTGTCAGCACTAAAGCTGCTGCCGCCGACTCGGTTGTGCCGGATCATGCTGTTAATACTCCGCAGAATACTCCACAGGTGGTACAGCCTGAAGAGGAGAAGACGGAGAATGGAGAACCAAAGGAGTAA
- the ppaX gene encoding pyrophosphatase PpaX, with product MIECVLFDLDGTIVNTNELIIGSFMHALKENNLPPLTREQIIPHMGTTLEQQLREFSGILEDVSVLERSYRAYNNAHHDEMVDSFPRVNETMDELSRRGIKLGIVTTKIRPTTLKTLERFDLLKYMETIVTVTDVVHPKPHAEPVLTAIRNLNVDPRKTLMVGDSVVDIQSAKAAGVRVAAVSWSLKGEETLRKYDPEFIIHDMTDLLTIVEQGTNES from the coding sequence ATGATTGAATGTGTTCTTTTTGATTTGGATGGAACAATTGTAAATACGAACGAGCTGATCATAGGCTCGTTCATGCATGCCTTGAAGGAGAATAATCTGCCTCCGTTGACCCGGGAGCAGATTATTCCTCATATGGGCACAACACTCGAGCAGCAGCTGAGAGAGTTCTCAGGTATTCTAGAGGATGTCAGCGTCCTTGAGCGGTCTTACCGTGCATATAATAATGCGCATCATGATGAAATGGTTGATTCTTTTCCGCGTGTGAATGAAACGATGGATGAGCTGTCGCGGCGCGGGATTAAGCTGGGGATCGTCACTACAAAGATTCGGCCAACAACGCTTAAGACGCTGGAGAGGTTTGATCTGCTGAAGTATATGGAGACCATTGTCACTGTGACCGATGTTGTTCATCCGAAGCCTCATGCGGAGCCTGTGCTAACCGCTATCCGCAACTTGAATGTTGATCCGCGCAAAACCCTTATGGTTGGAGACAGCGTGGTTGATATTCAATCCGCCAAAGCAGCCGGTGTACGTGTGGCGGCAGTCTCCTGGTCGCTTAAAGGGGAAGAAACGCTGCGCAAATATGATCCCGAATTCATCATTCATGACATGACCGATTTATTGACTATTGTGGAGCAAGGGACGAATGAATCGTGA
- a CDS encoding acyltransferase, with protein MRKVTRYPVEGHNSLWYIYRTVSPWKGVRNFIFIQIARYCPILSLKNWIYRRLLGMKVGKHTAFGLMAMVDVFFPELITVGENSVIGYNTTILAHEYLIKEYRLGEVIIGENVLIGANTTILPGVTIGDWAVVAAGSVVHKDVAAGSFVGGNPLRELRPATPEDALQADE; from the coding sequence GTGAGAAAAGTAACCCGTTATCCGGTGGAGGGCCATAACTCGCTCTGGTACATTTATCGTACGGTAAGTCCCTGGAAGGGCGTGCGCAATTTTATTTTTATCCAGATTGCCCGCTATTGTCCGATCCTGTCACTCAAGAACTGGATTTACCGCCGGCTGCTCGGCATGAAGGTGGGCAAGCATACGGCGTTTGGGCTGATGGCGATGGTCGATGTTTTTTTTCCGGAATTGATAACGGTCGGTGAAAATTCTGTGATCGGCTACAATACAACTATTCTCGCCCATGAATACCTCATTAAAGAATACCGTCTCGGTGAGGTCATTATCGGTGAAAATGTGTTGATCGGGGCCAATACGACAATTCTTCCCGGTGTAACCATAGGAGACTGGGCAGTTGTGGCCGCAGGCTCAGTAGTGCATAAGGATGTGGCAGCCGGCTCGTTCGTTGGCGGAAATCCGCTTAGGGAATTACGTCCGGCTACCCCGGAAGATGCGCTGCAAGCAGATGAATGA
- a CDS encoding acyltransferase, whose translation MGNKERIPQLDIFRAIAIFAVLAIHATSRTLAETLDTSMFHPFLFINKFSQFAVPSFVFLSGFVLFYNYIDRPLSGKTLGKFYSRRMIYIIVPYVVFSFMYFALKMTFGHTWDMPLGDMTAKMWKYLWTGTAYTHLYYIIIIIQFYLLFPLLLWCLQKVRRLAAWAPVIGLALQWGFVLLNKYMTNHGYWQLSKGSLAITYFSYFLLGAAIAVYYGSLKRWLIPSREGWRSGKGGVWILLWLLWAAAGIIHVELWFNNYTKKTVINSLWYEGFSNLHALLSCVVLLQLSFLLYGAGRSLLTRMLISIGACSFGIYLLHPALLFIYRKLPFHGGSLAYTAAIAGGWLVALVGSWLVVALVFRYVKPAWVLFGSAPQKPKSKAMV comes from the coding sequence ATGGGAAATAAAGAAAGAATTCCACAGCTGGATATTTTTCGGGCGATTGCTATTTTTGCGGTACTGGCCATTCATGCTACTTCACGCACCCTGGCAGAGACACTGGACACATCCATGTTTCATCCGTTTCTGTTCATTAACAAATTCAGCCAGTTTGCGGTTCCGTCTTTTGTATTCTTAAGCGGGTTTGTACTGTTCTATAACTACATTGACCGCCCGTTGAGCGGGAAAACGCTGGGCAAGTTTTATAGCCGAAGGATGATCTATATTATTGTGCCTTATGTGGTATTTTCGTTCATGTACTTTGCACTGAAAATGACATTTGGCCATACCTGGGACATGCCGCTGGGTGATATGACGGCCAAGATGTGGAAGTATCTCTGGACCGGTACGGCGTATACCCATCTTTACTATATCATTATCATCATCCAGTTCTATCTGCTGTTCCCGCTCCTGCTGTGGTGCCTGCAAAAGGTCCGCCGGCTTGCCGCCTGGGCGCCGGTCATTGGGCTTGCACTGCAGTGGGGATTCGTTCTGCTGAACAAGTATATGACGAACCACGGGTACTGGCAGCTGTCTAAAGGCAGCCTGGCGATCACCTATTTCTCTTATTTCCTGCTGGGAGCGGCAATTGCTGTCTATTATGGGTCTCTCAAAAGGTGGCTCATCCCGTCCCGCGAGGGCTGGAGATCGGGTAAAGGTGGAGTCTGGATCCTGCTATGGCTGTTATGGGCGGCTGCAGGAATTATTCATGTAGAGCTGTGGTTTAACAATTATACGAAGAAAACGGTCATTAACAGCCTCTGGTATGAGGGATTCTCCAATCTTCATGCCTTGCTCTCCTGTGTGGTACTCCTGCAGCTGTCCTTTCTGCTGTATGGAGCCGGACGCAGTCTGCTGACGCGGATGCTGATCTCGATAGGCGCCTGCTCGTTCGGCATTTATCTGCTGCATCCAGCCCTGCTGTTCATATACAGAAAGCTGCCGTTTCACGGCGGCTCGCTGGCCTATACGGCAGCCATTGCCGGAGGCTGGCTGGTTGCACTAGTGGGATCGTGGCTGGTCGTGGCACTGGTCTTCCGTTATGTGAAGCCGGCCTGGGTGCTGTTCGGGTCTGCCCCGCAGAAGCCAAAAAGCAAAGCGATGGTGTAA
- the gntK gene encoding gluconokinase — protein MLRTSYMIGVDIGTTSTKAVLFKENGSIVTQANVGYPLHQPSPSVAEQDPEQILNAVIHTIATVMHTSGIQPADLLFLSFSSAMHSVIAVDAAGKPLTACITWADNRSSASAARLKNELGGHELYLRTGTPIHPMSPITKLMWLGEEQPDLFRQTYKFISIKEYVFARLFGEYIIDHSIASSTGMFNLEKLAWDDEALRIAGITAEHLSRPVPTTEVVQGLLPGFAEQLGLLASTPFVVGASDGVLSNLGVGAIQPGVVAATIGTSGAIRTVVDRPLTDPKGRIFCYALTEKHWVIGGPVNNGGMLFRWVRDEFAASEVETAKRLGIDPYEVLTRIAEQVPPGSNGLLFHPYLTGERAPLWNPDARGSFFGLSMTHRKEHMIRSVLEGVIFNMYTVLLAMEERIGRPGKILATGGFARSSLWRQMMADIFDQEVIIPESIESSCLGAVVLGLYATGRASSFDIVFEMIGSTHRHQPIEAHAKVYKQLLPIFISVFRSLESQYEAIAEFQRGQAGE, from the coding sequence ATGTTGAGAACATCCTATATGATCGGCGTTGATATTGGAACTACAAGCACCAAGGCCGTTCTCTTCAAAGAGAATGGAAGCATCGTCACTCAGGCAAATGTAGGATATCCCCTGCATCAGCCTTCGCCTTCAGTCGCTGAGCAAGACCCGGAACAGATTCTGAACGCTGTTATCCATACGATAGCAACGGTGATGCATACAAGCGGCATCCAGCCGGCTGATCTGCTGTTTCTCTCGTTCAGTTCAGCCATGCACAGCGTAATTGCTGTTGATGCTGCAGGCAAGCCCCTCACCGCCTGTATCACATGGGCCGACAACCGGAGCAGTGCCTCAGCTGCCCGCCTCAAAAATGAGCTGGGCGGACATGAACTGTACCTGCGCACGGGAACACCGATTCATCCGATGTCACCTATCACCAAGCTGATGTGGCTGGGCGAGGAGCAGCCGGACCTGTTCCGGCAGACCTATAAATTTATTTCCATCAAGGAATACGTCTTCGCCCGGCTGTTTGGTGAATATATCATTGACCATTCGATCGCCTCTTCCACAGGCATGTTCAACTTGGAGAAGCTGGCCTGGGATGATGAAGCCCTGCGTATTGCCGGGATTACGGCAGAACACCTATCCAGGCCTGTCCCCACTACTGAGGTTGTCCAGGGGCTGCTGCCGGGCTTTGCAGAGCAGCTTGGACTGCTGGCCTCAACGCCCTTCGTTGTGGGAGCCAGCGACGGTGTGCTCTCCAATCTCGGCGTAGGCGCCATCCAGCCGGGTGTCGTGGCGGCCACCATCGGCACAAGCGGTGCAATCCGCACCGTGGTCGACCGCCCGCTGACCGACCCGAAGGGCCGGATCTTCTGCTACGCCCTGACCGAGAAGCACTGGGTCATCGGCGGACCGGTGAACAATGGGGGTATGCTGTTCCGCTGGGTGCGCGATGAATTCGCCGCCTCGGAGGTGGAGACCGCGAAGCGCCTCGGGATTGACCCCTATGAAGTCCTGACGCGTATTGCCGAACAGGTACCTCCGGGGAGCAACGGCCTGCTGTTCCATCCGTATCTGACCGGTGAGCGTGCTCCGCTGTGGAATCCGGATGCCCGCGGCTCCTTCTTTGGACTGAGCATGACCCACCGGAAGGAGCATATGATCCGCTCTGTGCTGGAGGGTGTTATCTTCAATATGTACACCGTGCTGCTGGCCATGGAAGAGCGGATCGGGCGTCCGGGCAAAATACTGGCCACCGGCGGTTTTGCCCGCTCGTCCCTGTGGCGGCAGATGATGGCAGATATTTTTGATCAGGAGGTTATCATCCCGGAGAGCATCGAGAGCTCCTGCCTCGGAGCAGTCGTGCTTGGTCTATACGCAACCGGACGGGCCAGCTCCTTCGATATCGTTTTTGAGATGATTGGCTCCACCCACCGGCATCAGCCGATTGAAGCACACGCCAAGGTCTATAAGCAGCTGCTGCCCATTTTCATCTCCGTTTTCCGCAGTCTGGAGAGCCAGTATGAAGCCATTGCAGAATTCCAGCGCGGGCAAGCCGGAGAATAG
- a CDS encoding GntT/GntP/DsdX family permease produces MQNLLGLSHNATLLFWTLLVIVFLVMLIARYKWNPFVTLLLSALVLGLLAGMEYQTLIKSVTGGLGGTLGTIAIVIGLGTMLGKMMAESGGAERIANTLVDRFGEKNVHWAMMLVGFVVGIPVFFEVGVILLIPVVFMVARKTKMPLLQIGIPILAGLSTVHGLVPPHPAPMIAIGAYDANLGKTILYSILVGLPTAIIAGPLFGKFIGKRIQVTPPTELAEQFAAKSVRELPGFAITLLTILLPVILMLMGSVADILDPSGVHAFTPFAKFIGHEVIALLIAAVFSFFSLGFARGFKKENISRFTSECLAPTASIILIIGGGGAFKQVLIDSGVGGAIAAVATQSHVNIIFFAWLVAALIRVATGSATVAMTTAAGIVAPVLAVSTGVNIELVVLATGAGSLVLSHVNDAGFWMIKEFFGMSVVQTLKTWTVMETILSVVGLAFIMLLSVFV; encoded by the coding sequence ATGCAAAATTTGCTTGGACTCAGCCACAACGCAACGTTGCTCTTTTGGACATTGCTTGTCATTGTTTTTCTGGTTATGCTTATCGCCAGATACAAATGGAATCCTTTTGTCACGCTGCTTCTCTCTGCGCTGGTCCTGGGCCTGCTTGCAGGAATGGAATATCAGACACTGATTAAATCGGTCACGGGCGGTTTAGGCGGCACTCTTGGAACAATTGCCATTGTAATCGGTCTCGGGACGATGCTGGGAAAAATGATGGCCGAATCCGGCGGTGCTGAACGTATCGCTAACACGCTGGTGGATCGTTTCGGGGAGAAGAACGTTCACTGGGCGATGATGCTGGTAGGATTCGTTGTCGGGATTCCCGTATTTTTTGAAGTCGGCGTCATCCTGCTTATCCCTGTGGTGTTCATGGTTGCCCGCAAAACCAAGATGCCGCTCCTGCAGATCGGAATTCCGATTCTTGCCGGTCTGTCGACTGTCCACGGGCTCGTTCCGCCGCATCCGGCACCCATGATCGCCATTGGTGCCTACGATGCAAATTTGGGTAAAACGATTTTATATTCTATCCTTGTTGGTTTGCCTACAGCGATTATTGCAGGACCGCTGTTCGGTAAATTTATAGGAAAACGCATCCAGGTAACCCCTCCCACGGAGCTGGCTGAACAATTCGCGGCCAAAAGTGTCCGGGAACTGCCAGGCTTCGCCATCACGCTGCTGACGATCCTGCTGCCTGTTATTCTTATGCTGATGGGTTCAGTTGCGGATATTCTGGATCCGTCCGGCGTTCATGCCTTTACACCCTTCGCCAAATTTATTGGTCATGAGGTTATCGCCCTGCTCATCGCAGCGGTCTTTTCCTTCTTTTCGCTGGGGTTTGCCCGCGGCTTTAAGAAAGAGAATATCTCACGGTTTACCAGCGAGTGCCTAGCGCCGACAGCGTCCATCATCCTCATCATCGGAGGCGGCGGTGCCTTTAAGCAGGTGCTGATCGACAGTGGAGTCGGCGGTGCGATCGCTGCTGTTGCTACTCAATCCCATGTGAATATTATATTCTTTGCCTGGCTGGTAGCTGCACTGATCCGCGTGGCTACAGGTTCCGCTACAGTAGCCATGACAACGGCTGCAGGCATTGTTGCACCGGTACTGGCCGTAAGCACTGGCGTAAATATCGAGCTCGTAGTGCTGGCTACAGGCGCCGGTTCACTGGTACTTTCACACGTCAATGATGCCGGGTTCTGGATGATCAAGGAATTCTTCGGAATGTCGGTAGTGCAGACACTGAAGACCTGGACCGTAATGGAGACTATTCTATCCGTAGTAGGCCTGGCTTTCATTATGCTATTAAGTGTCTTTGTCTAA
- a CDS encoding GntR family transcriptional regulator: protein MQYPSAWLQGASLGEAIACELRLQIIDEKIKPGEVLSENRIAADFGTSRSPVREALKSLSIEGLIRLERMGAVVVGLNLKDVEELYDVRYLIESFAQQRLAEGNHEALIQQLEQIIDKMKLAVKHNDFVEFAYQDFSFHEAIVTEAKHTRILHLWKSIRHIVMTVILITTEKGFDNGEERMNWVADKHRTVVEALRSGNAETIRKVVQAYFADSGETLIRSLP, encoded by the coding sequence ATGCAATACCCCTCCGCCTGGCTGCAAGGTGCTTCTCTCGGAGAAGCGATCGCCTGTGAACTTCGGCTGCAAATTATAGATGAGAAAATCAAGCCCGGAGAAGTGCTCTCCGAGAACCGGATCGCAGCAGACTTCGGTACCAGCCGCTCCCCTGTCCGGGAAGCGCTTAAATCGTTATCCATTGAAGGGTTAATCCGTCTTGAACGGATGGGTGCTGTTGTTGTCGGCCTGAATCTGAAGGATGTTGAGGAACTGTATGATGTACGGTATCTTATCGAAAGCTTTGCCCAGCAGAGACTGGCTGAAGGGAATCACGAAGCGCTCATCCAACAGCTCGAACAAATCATCGACAAGATGAAGCTGGCCGTCAAACACAATGATTTTGTCGAGTTTGCGTACCAGGATTTTTCTTTCCACGAAGCTATTGTCACTGAAGCCAAACACACCCGGATACTGCATTTGTGGAAGAGTATTCGTCATATCGTCATGACCGTCATCCTAATTACCACCGAAAAAGGCTTCGACAACGGGGAAGAACGGATGAACTGGGTAGCTGATAAACACCGGACGGTAGTGGAAGCTCTGCGTTCCGGAAATGCGGAGACCATCCGTAAGGTCGTTCAGGCCTATTTTGCCGACTCGGGAGAAACGCTGATCCGCAGCCTGCCCTAA
- the gnd gene encoding phosphogluconate dehydrogenase (NAD(+)-dependent, decarboxylating), which yields MKLGMIGLGKMGFNLVVNLLGHGHEVVVSDINPQRGEQLAGLGAQPASSIEELVMKLEHPRIIWIMVPAGAVVDNVIDKLSGLLEAGDIIIEGGNSHYKDSVERAEKLKERGIHFFDTGTSGGTSGAEYGACFMVGGNQEVFTAVEPLFRDLAVDRGYLYAGESGSGHFLKMIHNGIEYGMMQSIAEGFELLEKSSFDFNFEDVARLWSNGSVIRGWLMELAQNAFAKDPQLAGIRGVMQSSGEGKWTVQTALDLQASTPVIALSLLMRYRSLEEDTFHGKVVAALRNEFGGHAVVQES from the coding sequence ATGAAATTAGGAATGATCGGACTTGGCAAGATGGGCTTCAACCTGGTTGTTAACCTGCTGGGCCATGGACATGAGGTAGTTGTAAGCGATATCAATCCGCAGAGGGGCGAACAATTAGCCGGGCTTGGTGCACAGCCTGCCTCTTCTATTGAAGAACTGGTTATGAAGCTGGAGCATCCCCGGATCATCTGGATTATGGTGCCCGCCGGCGCCGTTGTTGATAACGTAATCGATAAGCTCTCCGGTCTGCTGGAGGCGGGAGATATTATCATTGAAGGCGGCAACTCCCATTACAAAGACTCTGTGGAGCGTGCAGAGAAATTGAAGGAACGCGGCATTCACTTCTTCGATACCGGTACTTCCGGCGGAACCAGCGGGGCTGAGTATGGAGCCTGCTTCATGGTTGGCGGGAATCAGGAGGTCTTCACTGCCGTTGAGCCTTTATTCCGCGATCTGGCAGTGGATCGGGGGTATCTGTATGCCGGAGAATCCGGGAGCGGGCATTTCCTGAAGATGATTCATAACGGCATCGAATACGGCATGATGCAGTCCATCGCCGAAGGTTTCGAGCTGCTTGAGAAAAGCAGTTTTGACTTCAACTTTGAGGATGTTGCCCGCCTGTGGTCTAACGGCTCTGTGATCCGCGGCTGGCTCATGGAGCTTGCGCAAAATGCTTTTGCCAAAGACCCGCAGCTGGCTGGAATCCGCGGGGTGATGCAGAGCTCGGGGGAAGGCAAATGGACTGTACAGACTGCACTTGACCTGCAGGCCAGCACCCCGGTTATTGCCCTGTCCCTGCTGATGCGTTACCGGTCTCTTGAGGAGGACACTTTTCACGGCAAAGTTGTTGCCGCGCTCCGCAATGAGTTTGGGGGCCATGCCGTTGTGCAGGAGAGCTAA